Proteins from one Candida orthopsilosis Co 90-125, chromosome 2 draft sequence genomic window:
- a CDS encoding Siz1 SUMO/Smt3 ligase, whose amino-acid sequence MPIYLRFSHEEFKLISRRIRNLKIAQLRSLCRCLEFSYGGTKDNLLRNIFLHFDTVNDTRDAAGLAAMKDLLRRIEENQPLVTYNEVHKFYSSRGKSRPRTPSASSAEGLHSQDSHPVRDHDINFIDNPFFRLIRKIHVSPQVCLPKKGKNDCCIDFVFDVAEHKLLKKEDPNLRIYLICGRKMTDTRVSDDVEIEWPLPHDLYVNDQKIDTKYKGLRHKPGTAKSVDLTELLLVPPKLNKIRINYEDHEETYYVYLYFVRLIPFETVIENIKAQPKIHKNHTIASIKKNTKDSHLEGIEIEDIILSLRDHYTYTKIEIPVKTINCDHLQCFDLRICMTQQYESPTWQCPHCRSRFEVSDLAICEYFEEILNNLNVEVDFVKIAKDGKWSPCIEKKEPRPDVKLERLVSGVKREPDVIVNLMGDVAVSSSDDENDIEVLLSDARITRVEDSTPSNGHKEVRTTITAGALNEALGISSSNNYEEVQSEENTNPGTNNDERITHDIAALSTNSSLVTPSLASIYTSPRGDQVSTQFQRQQLQSQHEQSVQPQQLEQVHTEQQQLRQHQLQQQQLQSQQSQQEIHQQHSEQQQVPQHISAQTVNGAVLYGPIITRRLSTLSRKAPNETLNTQQIGTQSHPHSQFVQRDYAPYHATSVPETPFFAPSPQHVTQEIHARGETNCVLSPRNNSLQQLQEQCRAALISQSTTSPNPGETTDVLDGNISNYSQAPISSRMMQQKLNRQQYNSQSIISRNMLTPGQRNMQQNIKLLALQQEKQSSPVQQRSSTQSASQQSVFTQKSPRQSQSHPLLQTQSLMHHTLHQKRTSVQYLSPQTPSSEAQPQCNLNQDRVFHQSQGLNAQQSFQNRIEEPIKTPALASNSSGLIRGYTATNPEVSSTQVTSETTVRSSRTTARNSTIKSDNANHTNEPKNQQNAEQNLQNTGENNDADSFLQNTGFQPQNFTSSLQSPRQFLSNEPLLERQAAGQTEPQAAHDCEQIDSQHSFNTSVEGVAFAQIERILVQFESDTQQTLQQIKLECASDPFQKEKVSRHYVNFREIEKQKVIDEFMKNYFDIVGDTLNLNVINGKGSGVSFNHTALLQSGNQMHEVRYEDGKSPGPTLDSSTLQQRSSLSDRYPQTIDRPAPVSTISAHTKLTRLHSLSDRNGIKTRARASQSRSPHAANVFKETIPADPSRTLVNSPVSNPHGHHSISGFLPQTKLQSSLNNNYSLVTQTLSPDSVTEPNQLKKGHFKIGESFFDDSKTLDYVIPANDMKENSTVPQKDGENLGLQQIIVDTTSQSKGGRLESDLKQTRSIFGEMETSPTKKQKLMEILKCELDKGELINKFQVFQDYTLEPADMKRIERVWVQGLKEKEKRIDQIVSSGSSKDPIVLDSDTE is encoded by the coding sequence AGAAACTTAAAGATAGCTCAGTTGAGAAGTCTCTGTCGATGTCTTGAATTTTCTTACGGAGGTACAAAGGACAACCTACTTAGGAATATATTTCTACACTTTGACACGGTAAACGATACCAGGGATGCTGCAGGACTTGCAGCTATGAAGGATTTGCTCAGGAGAATTGAAGAGAACCAACCTTTAGTCACGTATAATGAGGTGCATAAATTCTATAGTAGTAGAGGTAAGTCTCGACCTCGAACCCCGTCCGCCTCCTCTGCTGAAGGTTTGCACTCACAGGATTCACACCCAGTGAGAGATCACgatatcaatttcattgatAACCCATTCTTCAGATTAATAAGGAAAATTCATGTTTCACCACAAGTGTGTCTTCCAAAAAAAGGTAAAAATGATTGTTGTATTGACTTTGTCTTTGATGTAGCCGAGCATaaattattgaagaaagaggACCCAAATTTGAGGATATATTTAATTTGTGGCAGAAAAATGACTGATACTCGAGTATCTGATGATGTAGAGATAGAGTGGCCCCTACCTCATGACCTTTATGTGAATGACCAGAAAATAGATACTAAATACAAAGGTCTTCGGCACAAACCAGGAACAGCAAAGTCAGTTGACCTTACAGAATTGCTACTTGTACCTCCTAAATTGAATAAGATACGCATAAACTACGAAGACCACGAGGAGACGTACTACGTTTATTTATACTTTGTGAGGCTAATCCCTTTTGAAACCGTTATCGAGAATATCAAGGCACAACCCAAAATCCACAAAAATCACACTATTGCCAGCATCaaaaaaaacacaaaagatCTGCATTTGGAGGGCATTGAAATAGAGGATATAATATTGTCTTTGAGAGATCATTACACTTACACCAAAATTGAGATCCCTgttaaaacaataaactGCGATCACCttcaatgttttgatttgagaATTTGCATGACTCAACAGTATGAGTCTCCAACTTGGCAGTGTCCACATTGTAGGTCACGATTTGAGGTTTCAGATTTGGCAATTTGCGAGTATTTTGAGGAAATCCTtaataatttgaatgtGGAAGTGGACTTTGTGAAAATAGCGAAGGATGGGAAATGGAGCCCTTGTATCGAAAAGAAGGAGCCAAGACCAGACGTGAAGTTGGAAAGGCTAGTTTCAGGGGTAAAAAGAGAGCCTGATGTTATAGTCAATTTGATGGGAGATGTGGCCGTCAGTCTGAGTGATGACGAGAATGATATTGAAGTGCTTTTGAGTGATGCTAGAATCACGAGAGTCGAGGATTCAACTCCATCCAATGGTCATAAAGAGGTACGAACTACTATTACTGCCGGTGCTTTGAATGAGGCTTTGGGCATAAGTTCTTCAAATAATTATGAGGAAGTTCAATCCGAAGAAAATACAAACCCCGGTACGAATAATGATGAGCGCATAACCCACGATATCGCAGCCctttcaaccaattctAGCTTAGTTACTCCTAGCTTAGCATCTATTTACACAAGTCCTCGTGGTGACCAAGTACTGACGCAGTTTCAACGACAACAATTACAAAGTCAACACGAACAAAGTGTCCAGCCACAGCAATTAGAACAAGTGCATACTGAACAACAGCAATTACGTCAAcatcaattacaacaacaacagctaCAACTGCAGCAATCacaacaagaaattcatcaacaacacaGCGAACAACAACAGGTGCCACAACATATATCTGCTCAAACAGTTAATGGTGCAGTCTTGTATGGGCCAATAATAACACGGCGTTTGTCAACATTGAGCCGAAAAGCCCCAAATGAGACCCTAAACACTCAACAAATTGGCACTCAATCCCATCCCCATTCACAATTTGTACAACGTGATTATGCTCCATACCACGCTACACTGGTACCAGAGACCCCGTTTTTTGCACCATCACCTCAACATGTTACTCAGGAGATCCATGCACGTGGTGAAACAAACTGTGTGCTATCCCCTAGGAACAACTCTTTACAACAACTTCAGGAACAATGCCGCGCTGCATTAATATCCCAGAGCACAACACTGCCCAACCCAGGGGAAACTACGGACGTACTTGACGgtaatatttcaaattactCTCAAGCTCCAATTTCCAGTAGGATGATGCAGCAAAAGCTAAACCGACAACAATACAACTCTCAAAGTATCATTTCTCGAAATATGCTTACCCCAGGGCAGCGTAATATGcaacaaaatatcaaattgttggCATTGCAACAAGAGAAACAACTGCTGCCAGTACAGCAAAGGTCATCGACACAATCAGCTCTGCAGCAACTGGTCTTTACCCAGAAATCTCCGCGCCAGCTGCAATCGCATCCATTATTACAAACCCAGTCACTTATGCATCACACATTACACCAAAAGCGAACATCAGTACAATATTTGTCACCGCAGACTCCCAGTCTGGAAGCACAGCCCCAATGCAACCTCAATCAAGATCGTGTGTTTCATCAGTCACAAGGTTTGAATGCACAACAATCGTTTCAAAACAGGATTGAGGAGCCAATAAAAACTCCAGCTTTAGCTTCAAACAGCTCAGGATTAATTAGAGGCTATACAGCAACAAATCCAGAAGTGCTGTCAACACAAGTTACCAGTGAGACTACTGTCAGATCGTCGAGAACGACCGCTAGAAACTCTACTATTAAACTGGACAATGCTAACCACACTAACGAGCCTaagaatcaacaaaatgcGGAGcaaaatttgcaaaacacCGGTGAAAATAATGACGCGGATAGTTTTTTACAAAATACAGGCTTCCAACCTCAAAATTTTACTTCTTCATTGCAGCTGCCGCGTCagtttttatcaaatgagcCGTTACTAGAAAGACAAGCAGCCGGACAGACAGAGCCACAAGCAGCACATGATTgtgaacaaattgattccCAACATTCTTTTAATACATCCGTAGAAGGAGTTGCTTTTGCACAGATTGAACGAATTTTGGtgcaatttgaaagtgatACTCAACAGAcacttcaacaaattaagCTTGAATGTGCTTCAGATCCTtttcaaaaggaaaaagtACTGAGGCATTATGTGAACTTCAGAGAGATAGAGAAGCAAAAggttattgatgaatttatgaaaaattattttgacATTGTCGGTGACACACTAAACTTAAATGTAATAAATGGAAAAGGAAGTGGTGTATCATTTAATCACACTGCCCTATTACAGAGCGGAAATCAAATGCATGAAGTTAGATATGAGGACGGGAAATCTCCGGGCCCAACGCTtgattcttcaacattgcAACAGAGGCTGCTGTTGTCTGATCGATATCCTCAAACCATAGATCGTCCAGCGCCTGTGCTGACTATTTCTGCTCACACCAAACTAACACGTTTGCATTCACTCTCAGACCGAAATGGAATTAAAACTAGAGCCAGGGCGTCACAACTGAGATCTCCACACGCAGCTAATGTTTTTAAAGAGACAATTCCAGCTGATCCGTCTCGCACATTGGTAAATTCCCCGGTATCCAACCCTCATGGACATCATTCGATCTCGGGCTTTTTACCGCAAACTAAACTACAATCTTCATTGAATAACAATTATAGTCTAGTCACGCAGACCTTGTCCCCTGACTCCGTAACAGAGCCTAATCAACTTAAAAAAGGTCATTTCAAGATTGGTGAATCATTTTTCGATGATTCCAAAACTTTGGATTATGTTATCCCAGCCAATGATATGAAAGAAAATTCGACTGTACCTCAAAAGGATGGTGAAAATTTGGGACTACAACAAATCATTGTGGATACAACTTCTCAGTCAAAGGGAGGAAGGTTAGAGTCTGATCTCAAACAAACCAGATCGATATTTGGGGAGATGGAGACTTCGCCCaccaagaaacaaaaattgatggagATTTTAAAGTGTGAGTTAGATAAGGGCGAATTGATTAATAAGTTTCAAGTATTTCAAGATTATACACTAGAACCCGCAGATATGAAGCGAATAGAAAGGGTGTGGGTTCAAGggttgaaagaaaaagagaaaaggaTCGATCAGATCGTGTCTTCAGGTAGTTCAAAAGACCCCATAGTTCTCGATAGTGACACCGAATAG
- a CDS encoding Mrpl23 protein (S. cerevisiae homolog MRPL23 is structural constituent of mitochondrial large ribosomal subunit) → MSQRIGNAVSALTRVWHHVDVAADSRTLGRLASQIAITLQGKHKPTYTPNRDHGDYVVVTNCAHLKITGNKLKDKTYWHHTSRPGTLNLIPMERMIANKGYGEILKRAVKGMIPKNKHRLVRMDRLKVFDGDEHPYKENLIAFADEMREVRAKMAKLEENETKRAELRKKYLAHQV, encoded by the coding sequence ATGTCTCAAAGGATTGGTAATGCTGTACTGGCACTCACTCGAGTGTGGCACCatgttgatgttgcagCAGACTCGAGGACTCTTGGTAGACTAGCTTCGCAAATTGCTATCACGCTACAAGGTAAACATAAACCTACATATACCCCTAATAGAGATCATGGGGACTACGTTGTAGTTACAAATTGTGCTCATTTGAAGATCACAGGTAACAAACTAAAAGATAAGACTTACTGGCATCACACTTCACGTCCGGGAACGTTGAACTTGATTCCTATGGAAAGAATGATTGCAAATAAAGGGTACGGagagattttgaaaagagcTGTCAAAGGAATGATACCTAAAAATAAACATAGATTGGTGAGGATGGACAGATTGAAAGTGTTTGATGGAGATGAGCATCCATACAAAGAGAATCTAATAGCATTTGCCGATGAAATGAGGGAAGTTAGAGCCAAGATGGCCAAGTTGGAAGAGAATGAAACAAAGAGAGCCGAACTTAGGAAAAAGTATTTAGCTCATCAAGTATAG
- a CDS encoding RNA polymerase II subunit B150, giving the protein MSEEQYDPYMYDDSQSITPEDCWTVITSFFQEKGLVSQQLDSFDEFIESTIQELIWEDSHLILDQPAQHTSDKDNKNKRYEITFGKMYISKPSQTEGDGTTHLMFPQEARLRNLTYSAPLYVDMSKKVFESDDNNRKDNELEWKEQIVQGEDSDSKVYMGKVPIMVRSKFCMLRDLGEHEMYELKECPYDMGGYFVINGSEKVLIAQERSAANIVQVFKKAAPSPISHVAEIRSAIEKGSRLISSMQIKLYGRDEKSSSARTIRATLPYIKEDIPIVIVFRALGVVPDGDILEHICYDANDWQMLEMLKPCVEEGFVIQEREVALDFIGRRGVLGIRREKRIQYAKDILQKELLPNITQEEGFETRKAFFLGYMVNRLLLCALERKEPDDRDHFGKKRLDLAGPLLANLFRILFKKLTKDIYNYMQRCVENDKEFNLTLAVKSQTITDGLRYSLATGNWGEQKKAMSSRAGVSQVLNRYTYSSTLSHLRRTNTPIGRDGKIAKPRQLHNTHWGLVCPAETPEGQACGLVKNLSLMSCISVGTPSEPISSFLRDWGLEPLEDYVPSNSPDATRVFVNGVWVGVHREPASLVDYMRDLRRNGDISPEVSIIRDIREKELKIFTDAGRVYRPLFIVDDNPDSETKGDLKLRKEHVNQLLESSYDGLDDEPTYTWSSLVREGIVEYVDAEEEETIMIAMTPDDLEASKSNLTETQQQDLQMEEQELDPAKRIKPTGSSNTHTFTHCEIHPSMILGVAASIIPFPDHNQSPRNTYQSAMGKQAMGVFLTNYAVRMDTMANILYYPQKPLATTRAMEHLKFRELPAGQNAIVAIACYSGYNQEDSMIMNQSSIDRGLFRSLFFRSYMDLEKRQGMKALETFEKPSRSDTLRLKHGTYEKLDDDGLIAPGVRVSGEDIIIGKTTPIPPDTEELGQRTQYHTKRDASTPLRSTESGIVDQVLLTTNGDGAKFVKVRMRTTKVPQIGDKFASRHGQKGTIGVTYRHEDMPFTAEGIVPDLIINPHAIPSRMTVAHLIECLLSKVSSLSGLEGDASPFTDVTAEAISKLLREHGYQSRGFEVMYNGHTGKKLMAQVFFGPTYYQRLRHMVDDKIHARARGPVQVLTRQPVEGRSRDGGLRFGEMERDCMIAHGAAGFLKERLMEASDAFRVHVCGSCGLMTVIANLKKNQFECRSCKNKTNIYQIHIPYAAKLLFQELMAMNITPRLYTESSGASIRV; this is encoded by the coding sequence CAAACCGAGTCAAACTGAAGGTGATGGTACTACCCATCTCATGTTTCCACAAGAAGCTAGACTTCGTAACCTTACTTACTCGGCTCCATTATATGTTGATATGTCAAAGAAGGTTTTTGAATCTGATGACAATAATAGAAAAGATAACGAACTTGAGTGGAAAGAGCAGATAGTTCAGGGAGAAGATAGCGATAGTAAAGTGTACATGGGAAAAGTACCCATCATGGTGAGATCAAAGTTCTGTATGTTAAGGGACTTGGGTGAGCACGAAATGTACGAATTGAAGGAATGCCCGTATGATATGGGGGGTTACTTTGTTATCAATGGTTCAGAGAAGGTCTTGATCGCTCAAGAGAGAAGTGCAGCAAACATTGTGCAAGTGTTTAAAAAAGCGGCGCCATCTCCAATTTCCCACGTCGCAGAAATCAGATCAGCTATCGAAAAGGGGTCAAGATTGATCTCGTCTATGCAAATTAAACTATACGGACGTGATGAAAAGAGTCTGTCAGCAAGAACAATCAGAGCAACATTGCCATACATTAAAGAAGATATACCTATTGTGATTGTGTTTAGAGCACTTGGTGTTGTTCCCGATGGTGATATTTTGGAACACATATGTTATGATGCCAATGATTGGCAAATGTTAGAAATGTTGAAACCTTGCGTTGAAGAAGGTTTCGTGATTCAGGAACGTGAAGTGGCCCTTGATTTCATTGGTAGAAGAGGTGTTTTGGGTATAAGGAGAGAGAAACGTATACAATATGCCAAAGATATCTTACAGAAGGAGTTGTTGCCCAACATAACCCAAGAAGAAGGATTTGAAACGAGAAAGGCATTTTTCCTTGGTTATATGGTCAACAGGTTGTTGCTTTGTGCATTGGAGAGAAAAGAACCAGACGACAGAGATCATTTTGGTAAAAAGAGGCTAGATTTAGCAGGACCTTTATTAGCCAATTTATTCCGtatcttgttcaaaaagttgaCGAAAGATATCTACAACTATATGCAAAGATgtgttgaaaatgacaagGAGTTTAACTTAACCTTGGCCGTCAAGTCGCAGACCATAACCGATGGGTTGCGATATTCATTAGCTACTGGTAACTGGGGTGAGCAGAAAAAGGCTATGAGTTCAAGAGCTGGTGTTTCACAAGTGTTGAACCGTTACACCTACTCATCCACCTTGTCACATTTAAGAAGAACAAATACACCTATTGGAAGAGATGGTAAAATTGCCAAGCCAAGACAATTGCACAATACTCATTGGGGATTGGTGTGTCCCGCAGAAACTCCTGAAGGTCAAGCGTGTGGTTTAGTAAAAAACTTGTCTTTGATGTCGTGTATTTCTGTTGGTACCCCATCAGAACCAATTCTGTCATTCTTGAGAGATTGGGGGTTGGAACCATTAGAAGATTATGTCCCGTCAAATTCACCTGATGCAACTAGAGTGTTTGTAAATGGTGTTTGGGTGGGTGTGCATAGAGAGCCAGCATCATTGGTTGATTACATGCGTGACCTCAGAAGAAATGGAGATATTTCACCCGAGGTATCCATTATTAGAGATATTAGAGAAAAAGAACTTAAAATTTTCACCGACGCTGGTAGAGTTTACCGTCCGTTATTTATCGTTGATGATAATCCAGATTCTGAGACTAAaggtgatttgaaattacgAAAGGAACAtgtcaatcaattgttggaatCTTCATACGATGGTTTAGATGACGAGCCTACATACACTTGGTCATCATTAGTGAGGGAAggtattgttgaatatgttgatgccgaagaagaggaaactATTATGATTGCCATGACACCGGACGATCTAGAAGCGTCGAAGAGTAACCTTACCGAGACTCAGCAACAAGATTTACAAATGGAGGAGCAAGAACTAGACCCGGCAAAGAGAATTAAACCAACAGGTAGTAGTAATACGCACACATTCACACATTGTGAAATCCATccttcaatgattttagGGGTTGCCGCGTCTATCATCCCATTCCCCGACCACAATCAATCTCCACGTAATACATATCAATCTGCGATGGGTAAACAAGCCATGGGTGTGTTCTTGACTAACTATGCTGTTAGAATGGATACTATGGCAAACATTTTGTACTACCCTCAAAAACCACTAGCCACCACCAGAGCCATGGAACATTTGAAGTTCCGTGAGTTACCAGCTGGTCAAAATGCCATTGTTGCCATTGCCTGTTATTCAGGTTACAATCAAGAAGATTCTATGATTATGAATCAATCATCCATTGATAGAGGGTTATTCCGGTCATTGTTTTTTAGATCATATATGGACTTGGAAAAACGTCAAGGAATGAAGGCGTTAGagacttttgaaaaacctTCAAGGTCCGATACTTTGCGATTGAAGCATGGCACTTAtgagaaattggatgatgatggtttGATTGCCCCTGGTGTCAGAGTCAGTGGAGAAGATATCATCATAGGTAAAACAACGCCAATCCCACCAGATACCGAAGAATTGGGTCAAAGAACACAATATCACACCAAAAGAGACGCTTCTACACCATTGAGAAGTACCGAGTCAGGTATCGTTGATCAAGTTTTGTTGACTACCAATGGTGATGGTGCTAAATTTGTTAAGGTAAGAATGagaacaacaaaagtgCCCCAGATTGGTGACAAATTTGCATCTAGACATGGTCAAAAAGGTACCATTGGTGTTACTTATAGACATGAAGATATGCCTTTCACAGCGGAAGGTATTGTTCCTGATTTAATCATCAATCCACATGCGATACCATCACGTATGACGGTTGCGCATTTAATTGAATGTTTGTTGTCGAAGGTGTCATCACTATCTGGTCTTGAAGGTGATGCATCTCCATTCACAGATGTTACTGCAGAGGCCATCTCCAAATTGTTGCGAGAGCATGGCTATCAATCGAGGGGTTTTGAAGTCATGTACAATGGTCACACCGGTAAGAAACTTATGGCGCAAGTCTTTTTCGGACCTACTTACTACCAAAGATTGAGACATATGGTTGACGACAAGATCCATGCAAGAGCAAGAGGTCCTGTTCAAGTCTTGACTAGACAGCCAGTTGAAGGTAGATCTAGAGATGGTGGTTTGCGTTTTGGAGAAATGGAGAGAGATTGTATGATCGCTCATGGTGCCGCAGGTTTCCTTAAAGAGAGGTTGATGGAAGCATCAGATGCATTCAGAGTGCATGTATGTGGTAGTTGTGGATTAATGACAGTTATtgccaatttgaaaaagaatcaatttgaGTGTCGTTCTTGTAAAAACAAGACAAACATTTACCAAATTCATATACCCTATGCTGCtaagttgttgtttcaagaGCTTATGGCAATGAATATAACCCCAAGGTTGTATACTGAAAGTTCAGGAGCCAGCATTCGTGTATAG
- a CDS encoding Rpb7 protein (similar to C. parapsilosis CPAR2_109340 and C. albicans RPB7 similar to S. cerevisiae Rpb7p, essential subunit of RNA Polymerase II) gives MFFLKDLSLNLTLHPSYFGPQMDQFLRDKLLSDVEGTCTGQFGYIVCVLDSMNIDVGKGRIIPTTGMAEFEVKYRAVVWKPFKGEVVDGVVTTVNKMGFFADVGPLSVFVSTHLIPSDMKFNPSANPPAYSSPDENIEKGSKVRLKIVGTRTDVNEIYAIGSIKEDYLGPSPL, from the coding sequence atgttttttttgaaagatttatCACTAAACCTAACGTTGCACCCTTCATATTTCGGTCCACAAATGGACCAATTTTTAAGAGATAAACTATTAAGTGATGTCGAGGGTACATGCACAGGCCAGTTTGGATACATTGTTTGTGTGCTAGATTCTATGAATATTGATGTTGGTAAAGGAAGAATAATTCCCACAACTGGAATGGCCGAATTCGAAGTGAAATACCGGGCTGTTGTTTGGAAACCATTCAAGGGAGAAGTCGTCGATGGTGTTGTAACAACAGTGAACAAAATGGGATTCTTTGCAGATGTGGGACCATTGTCAGTCTTTGTTAGTACCCATCTAATACCTTCAGATATGAAGTTCAATCCGTCCGCCAATCCACCAGCTTATTCCAGTCCTGATGAAAATATAGAAAAGGGATCAAAGGTTAGGTTGAAGATTGTAGGGACAAGAACAGATGTTAACGAGATATATGCGATTGGGAGTATTAAGGAGGATTATCTAGGACCAAGTCCATTGTGA